In the Neomonachus schauinslandi chromosome 13, ASM220157v2, whole genome shotgun sequence genome, one interval contains:
- the IFNB1 gene encoding interferon beta, whose protein sequence is MTSRCILQTALLVSFSTTVLAVNYDLLQFQLSSSSVECQELLLQLNGTSKDCLKDRMNFKIPEEIEKSQQFQKEDIILITLEMVRKTSDIFRRNLSSTGWNETIVEDLLATLHRQKEHLEEIMEEGNFTWDHRTLLHLKRYYLRIVQYLKAKEYSICAWIIVQAEILRSFFFLDKLTDYLLN, encoded by the coding sequence ATGACCAGCAGGTGCATCCTCCAAACTGCACTCCTGGTGTCTTTCTCCACCACGGTTCTTGCCGTGAACTACGACTTGCTTCAATTCCAACTAAGCAGCAGCAGTGTGGAGTGCCAGGAGCTCCTTCTGCAGTTGAATGGAACTTCTAAAGATTGCCTCAAGGACAGAATGAACTTCAAGATCCCTGAGGAGATTGAGAAATCCCAACAGTTCCAGAAGGAGGACATCATATTGATCACCCTTGAGATGGTCCGGAAGACCTCTGATATTTTCAGGAGAAATCTCTCGAGCACAGGATGGAATGAGACCATTGTTGAGGACCTCCTTGCGACACTCCACAGGCAGAAGGAACATCTGGAGGAAATCATGGAGGAGGGAAACTTCACCTGGGACCACAGGACCCTTCTGCACCTGAAGAGATACTATCTAAGGATTGTGCAGTACCTGAAGGCCAAGGAGTACAGCATCTGTGCCTGGATAATAGTGCAAGCAGAAATCCTCAGGagctttttcttccttgataAACTTACGGATTATCTCCTAAACTGA